The genomic window CTGCACGATGCCGTGGGTGTAGGCGAATGCCCAGGCGAGCACCGTGAAGCAGGCCCCCGTGGCGAAGAGCTCATCGCGAGAGACCCAGGCGTCGGCGAACATATAACGCAGCAGCGAGACGGCGGTGTAGAAGTAGAAGATCGCGTGGAAGGCGTAGCTCGCCAGCATGACGCCCTCGCTGGACGGGAACACCGCCTCCATGATGGTCAGGACAAAGACCGGTGCGCCGAGGATCATCGCAAGGCGGCGGGTGGACGGGGTCTTGTTCACGGCGAGCACTGCGATCGCCAGGATCACCAGCCCAAAGACCGAGAGCAGGGTGCGCCCCAGCCCGTCGGCATCGGTGAACGGAAAGATCAGCACGCCCAGGAGCTGCACCACCAGGAGCACCCCGGAGGGATGGTCCCGCAACGCGGCCCACCAGCGCTGCATTCGGGTCTGCCCTGCGGCGCCTGCGTAGGTGAACACGGCTGGTGACTCTACTC from Ornithinimicrobium cryptoxanthini includes these protein-coding regions:
- a CDS encoding ion channel, whose translation is MFTYAGAAGQTRMQRWWAALRDHPSGVLLVVQLLGVLIFPFTDADGLGRTLLSVFGLVILAIAVLAVNKTPSTRRLAMILGAPVFVLTIMEAVFPSSEGVMLASYAFHAIFYFYTAVSLLRYMFADAWVSRDELFATGACFTVLAWAFAYTHGIVQIIWPGSYIHAGHEGPLSWMDLLFLSFTTLTNTGLSDITPGAEAGHARGVLMLQMLAGLNYIALVVARLLGLTLVKFRK